A genomic region of Pelodiscus sinensis isolate JC-2024 chromosome 1, ASM4963464v1, whole genome shotgun sequence contains the following coding sequences:
- the LOC112546380 gene encoding ecto-ADP-ribosyltransferase 5-like isoform X5: MRSLLIPLTYVCLQTWLGTAQVVLDMAANAFDDQYIGCANEMDKEAPALLEEEKSRHILLRKVWHKSRTKWASVKTKLSLPTAFKDEYGRAIVAYTDKYFYSDFNGAVKRAGTSQEDYMKCFQFKAFHYYLTRALQLLRGRCEVTYNTTVYRGTKSQHTGSGLIRFGYFASSSMKRKKAEEFGTGTLFTIRTCFGVKIAAFSHFPEQEEVLIPVHEKFRDTPDGSNRFVLWSTNRTCSHFNCTYLGGKKNQQCLDNSECTSPSWDQTVKRSALFQSYNV; this comes from the exons GTGGTGCTGGACATGGCAGCTAATGCTTTTGATGACCAATATATTGGATGCGCTAATGAAATGGATAAAGAAGCACCTGCACTGCTAGAGGAAGAAAAGTCCAGGCACATTCTACTGAGAAAAGTGTGGCACAAATCAAGAACAAAATGGGCAAGTGTGAAAACAAAGCTCTCTCTGCCTACTGCCTTTAAGGATGAGTACGGAAGAGCCATAGTGGCCTATACTGATAAATACTTTTACAGTGATTTTAATGGGGCAGTGAAGAGGGCTGGGACATCTCAAGAGGATTACATGAAGTGTTTCCAGTTCAAAGCCTTTCATTACTATTTGACAAGAGCCTTACAGCTGTTACGCGGGAGGTGTGAGGTGACGTATAACACAACGGTGTACCGGGGCACTAAATCTCAGCACACGGGATCAGGTCTCATCAGATTTGGATATTTTGCCTCTTCATCTATGAAGAGAAAAAAAGCAGAGGAATTTGGCACGGGCACATTGTTCACCATCCGCACGTGCTTCGGCGTCAAGATAGCGGCCTTCTCACACTTTCCAGAACAAGAAGAAGTATTAATCCCAGTCCATGAGAAGTTCCGTGACACCCCAGATGGGAGTAACAGATTTGTCCTCTGGAGCACAAACCGGACCTGCAGCCACTTTAACTGCACCTACCTGGGTG GAAAAAAGAACCAACAATGTCTCGACAACTCCG AATGTACCTCTCCGTCTTGGGATCAAACTGTGAAGAGGAGTGCTCTTTTTCAAAGTTATAATGTATAA
- the LOC112546380 gene encoding ecto-ADP-ribosyltransferase 5-like isoform X4, giving the protein MRSLLIPLTYVCLQTWLGTAQVVLDMAANAFDDQYIGCANEMDKEAPALLEEEKSRHILLRKVWHKSRTKWASVKTKLSLPTAFKDEYGRAIVAYTDKYFYSDFNGAVKRAGTSQEDYMKCFQFKAFHYYLTRALQLLRGRCEVTYNTTVYRGTKSQHTGSGLIRFGYFASSSMKRKKAEEFGTGTLFTIRTCFGVKIAAFSHFPEQEEVLIPVHEKFRDTPDGSNRFVLWSTNRTCSHFNCTYLGGKKNQQCLDNSDVSMHPLPFSSTYPIQSAPRLLLCQPSRLESAEFLT; this is encoded by the exons GTGGTGCTGGACATGGCAGCTAATGCTTTTGATGACCAATATATTGGATGCGCTAATGAAATGGATAAAGAAGCACCTGCACTGCTAGAGGAAGAAAAGTCCAGGCACATTCTACTGAGAAAAGTGTGGCACAAATCAAGAACAAAATGGGCAAGTGTGAAAACAAAGCTCTCTCTGCCTACTGCCTTTAAGGATGAGTACGGAAGAGCCATAGTGGCCTATACTGATAAATACTTTTACAGTGATTTTAATGGGGCAGTGAAGAGGGCTGGGACATCTCAAGAGGATTACATGAAGTGTTTCCAGTTCAAAGCCTTTCATTACTATTTGACAAGAGCCTTACAGCTGTTACGCGGGAGGTGTGAGGTGACGTATAACACAACGGTGTACCGGGGCACTAAATCTCAGCACACGGGATCAGGTCTCATCAGATTTGGATATTTTGCCTCTTCATCTATGAAGAGAAAAAAAGCAGAGGAATTTGGCACGGGCACATTGTTCACCATCCGCACGTGCTTCGGCGTCAAGATAGCGGCCTTCTCACACTTTCCAGAACAAGAAGAAGTATTAATCCCAGTCCATGAGAAGTTCCGTGACACCCCAGATGGGAGTAACAGATTTGTCCTCTGGAGCACAAACCGGACCTGCAGCCACTTTAACTGCACCTACCTGGGTG GAAAAAAGAACCAACAATGTCTCGACAACTCCG ATGTCAGCATGCACCCACTGCCTTTCTCATCTACCTACCCCATTCAGtctgctccccgtctcctcctctgccagcccagcAGGCTGGAAAGTGCTGAGTTTCTCACATAA
- the LOC102443765 gene encoding ecto-ADP-ribosyltransferase 5-like isoform X2, producing MKSLLIPLMYFWLQTWLEIPPVRGQVELNLVPDAVDDQYIGCANKMDGVVPGLLEKEKSMSSRFSMVWETSEEKWQEVKTKLPLPTGFKDEHGRAIVAYTDNEFHGEFNHAVKSTGTSRDNYMERFHFKAFHYYLTRALQLLRGKCDETYKMAVYRGVTDIRFQHKGSSPIRFGQFASSSIQKQRAEGFGTDTFFTIHTCFGVDIRAFSHSPEEEEVLIPVHEMFSVVPEKGSKINSYVLRSTNRTCSYFNCAYLGRNKDQTCVYNSATRGGVVFPGGMSPSLFGGSVILIHAAVLKLTDGF from the exons ATGAAGTCTCTGCTGATCCCCTTGATGTACTTCTGGCTGCAAACCTGGCTGGAAATCCCTCCG GTAAGAGGCCAGGTAGAGCTGAACCTGGTGCCTGATGCTGTTGATGACCAATATATAGGCTGTGCCAATAAAATGGATGGAGTTGTGCCTGGACTGTTAGAGAAAGAAAAGTCCATGTCCTCGCGGTTTAGCATGGTGTGGGAAACCTCAGAAGAAAAATGGCAAGAAGTAAAAACAAAGCTTCCTCTTCCCACGGGCTTTAAGGATGAGCATGGAAGAGCCATAGTAGCCTATACTGACAATGAATTTCACGGGGAGTTTAATCATGCAGTAAAAAGTACTGGGACATCTCGAGATAACTACATGGAGCGTTTTCATTTCAAAGCCTTTCATTATTATTTGACAAGAGCCTTACAGCTCTTACGGGGGAAGTGCGATGAGACGTACAAAATGGCGGTGTACCGGGGGGTTACAGACATTAGATTTCAGCACAAAGGATCGAGCCCCATTAGGTTCGGACAATTTGCCTCTTCATCAATTCAGAAACAACGGGCTGAAGGATTTGGCACAGACACATTTTTCACCATCCACACGTGCTTCGGCGTTGACATCAGGGCCTTCTCACACAGTCCGGAGGAGGAAGAAGTGTTAATCCCAGTCCATGAGATGTTCAGCGTGGTTCCAGAAAAAGGGAGTAAAATTAACAGCTACGTCCTCCGGAGCACAAACCGGACCTGCAGCTACTTTAACTGCGCGTACCTGGGCA GAAACAAGGACCAAACGTGTGTTTACAACTCTG CTACCAGAGGAGGTGTCGTATTCCCCGGAGGGATGAGCCCTTCACTGTTTGGAGGATCCGTCATCCTGATCCACGCTGCTGTTCTGAAGCTGACGGATGGTTTCTAA
- the LOC102443765 gene encoding ecto-ADP-ribosyltransferase 5-like isoform X1, with protein MKSLLIPLMYFWLQTWLEIPPVRGQVELNLVPDAVDDQYIGCANKMDGVVPGLLEKEKSMSSRFSMVWETSEEKWQEVKTKLPLPTGFKDEHGRAIVAYTDNEFHGEFNHAVKSTGTSRDNYMERFHFKAFHYYLTRALQLLRGKCDETYKMAVYRGVTDIRFQHKGSSPIRFGQFASSSIQKQRAEGFGTDTFFTIHTCFGVDIRAFSHSPEEEEVLIPVHEMFSVVPEKGSKINSYVLRSTNRTCSYFNCAYLGRNKDQTCVYNSGKKETFSLYFHNTLHSLLKCRAKSNPNGQTCHMKPVEK; from the exons ATGAAGTCTCTGCTGATCCCCTTGATGTACTTCTGGCTGCAAACCTGGCTGGAAATCCCTCCG GTAAGAGGCCAGGTAGAGCTGAACCTGGTGCCTGATGCTGTTGATGACCAATATATAGGCTGTGCCAATAAAATGGATGGAGTTGTGCCTGGACTGTTAGAGAAAGAAAAGTCCATGTCCTCGCGGTTTAGCATGGTGTGGGAAACCTCAGAAGAAAAATGGCAAGAAGTAAAAACAAAGCTTCCTCTTCCCACGGGCTTTAAGGATGAGCATGGAAGAGCCATAGTAGCCTATACTGACAATGAATTTCACGGGGAGTTTAATCATGCAGTAAAAAGTACTGGGACATCTCGAGATAACTACATGGAGCGTTTTCATTTCAAAGCCTTTCATTATTATTTGACAAGAGCCTTACAGCTCTTACGGGGGAAGTGCGATGAGACGTACAAAATGGCGGTGTACCGGGGGGTTACAGACATTAGATTTCAGCACAAAGGATCGAGCCCCATTAGGTTCGGACAATTTGCCTCTTCATCAATTCAGAAACAACGGGCTGAAGGATTTGGCACAGACACATTTTTCACCATCCACACGTGCTTCGGCGTTGACATCAGGGCCTTCTCACACAGTCCGGAGGAGGAAGAAGTGTTAATCCCAGTCCATGAGATGTTCAGCGTGGTTCCAGAAAAAGGGAGTAAAATTAACAGCTACGTCCTCCGGAGCACAAACCGGACCTGCAGCTACTTTAACTGCGCGTACCTGGGCA GAAACAAGGACCAAACGTGTGTTTACAACTCTGGTAAGAAAGAAACGTTTTCTTTATATTTTCACAATACCCTGCACTCTCTATTGAAGTGCAGAGCCAAGAGCAACCCCAATGGGCAAACATGTCACATGAAACCAGTTGAGAAATAA